The following nucleotide sequence is from Spirochaetota bacterium.
CTCTGCTGCCCGGTTCATGGAGGTGATGTGAAAATCCATGTCTACGGTGAAAACCCCGTCGGCAATACTGTTCAGGATAATATTTTTGTCTTCGCTTTCCATGGTTAATTTAAATATACCAATATCTTCAGGTGAAAAATATTACTATTTTTCTGATTATACCACTTGACACGATTTGGGCATATGCCCAAAATGTCAACAACAAAGCGGTTTATTATGGCACGATCGAAATGCTGCAGACAGGTGGGCTCTGTGCCCGATACAAACTACTTCAAGCCGAGGGGGATTCCCGCCACAATGCTTGAGGAGGTGGTACTGACCCTGGATGAGTTTGAGGCTGTTCGTCTCGCCGACCTTGAGGGCCTGTATCAGGAAGACGGCGCCAGGAAAATGAACATATCGCGTCAGACCTTCGGCAGGATTATTGATTCGGCCCATAAAAAGATCGCCGATGTGCTTATAAACGGCAAAGCCTTAAAAATTGAAGGCGGCGAAGTCGCCATTAATGATGGCAATAAAGAACAAGGAGAAATCATATGAAAATTGCATTACCGTCGATACAGAACCAGGTAGACGCTCATTTCGGCCACTGTGAATATTTCACCGTATTCACCACGGATGAAAAAAATCAGATCATAAAAGAAGAAAAGGTCATGTCGCCTGCCGGGTGCGGGTGCAAGTCCAATATTGTTCACACCCTGTCGCAGATGGGCGTCACCATGATGCTTGCCGGAAACATGGGAGAGGGCGCCGTTAATGTCCTCAACAGCCAGGGCATCAAGGTGCTCAGGGGTTGCGCCGGTGACGTGAAAACCGTTACCGAGGAGTGGCTTGCCGGGACCCTGAGGGATTCAGGCATTTCCTGCCATGCCCATGAGCACGGGTGCCATGAGAGCTGATCGTAAAATATTATGCGACAAAATACCCCGCAGCTTGCCGCGGGGTATTTTATGAAAACCGCGCGCCCCATGACGCTATAGTCATGGTCATCCCGAACATAAGCGATTAGACCGGTACAATCCCGGCCGAAGATCTATTTTCACCTCATTGAGATGTCAGAAAATCCACTGAAAAAGAAATATTAATTCGACATTTTAAGTATTTTAGAGTATATTAATATAACTGGATTTGTGATATTTGAATTATCTATTTGACAGGTTATTTATATGGTGGCAGATTGTTCAGCTAATTCGCAGGAGGATTCATATGTGGGACTATACTGATAAAGTAAAAGAATTATACACGAACCCGAAAAATGTGGGCAAGTTAGACAATGCCAACGCCGTTGCCGAAGTCGGCAGCATTGTCTGCGGCGACGCCCTTAAATTATACCTATCAATCGACGAGAACCATATCATACGGGACGCCAAGTTCGAGACCTTCGGCTGCGGCAGCGCCATCGCCTCATCGTCGGCCCTGACCGAAATGATAATCGGCAAAACCGTTGAAGAGGCGCAGAAGATCACCAACAAGGATATTGCCGACTTCCTGGGCGGTCTTCCGGACGAGAAGATGCACTGCTCCGTCATGGGAAACGAGGCGCTGGAAAAGGCCCTGGCCAACTGGCGCGGCGAAAAGATAACCGACCACGTCGATACCGAAGGCGAGATCATCTGCCACTGCTTCGGCGTGACCGAAAACCTGATCAGGCATGTCATCCGGGAAAACAATCTCAAGACCGTCGAGGACGTCACCAACTATACCAAGGCGGGAGGCGCCTGCGGCACGTGCATTCCGAAGATAGAGGATATCCTCCATGAAATGGCCGGCGAGGTCCATGAGGCTGAGACCGCGAAGGCGGCGAAGAAGCCCCTGACGAACATCAAGCGCATGCAGCTGGTGGAGGAAACCATCGCCAACGTCATCAGGCCGATGCTCCAGAAGGACGGCGGCGATATCGAGCTTATAGACATCGACAACAAGAACGTCCATGTGGGGCTGCGGGGACACTGCGTGAACTGCATGGTCTCCGACGTGACCCTGAAGAACCTGGTGGAGGCAAAGCTCCGCGAGTTCGTTGAAGAGGACATCGTTGTCCATGAAGTGAAATAATCCGCGTATCCGACGGGGGGTGATGAAATGGAGCGTACCGTATATCTCGATAACAATGCCACGACGATGATAGCGCCCGAGGTCCTGGACGCGATGATGCCGTTCCTGAAAGACCGGTACGGCAATCCCTCGAGCATGCACGGCTTCGGGGGCTCCGTCGCCCGGGAAGTGTCCCAGGCGCGGAT
It contains:
- a CDS encoding NifB/NifX family molybdenum-iron cluster-binding protein, whose protein sequence is MKIALPSIQNQVDAHFGHCEYFTVFTTDEKNQIIKEEKVMSPAGCGCKSNIVHTLSQMGVTMMLAGNMGEGAVNVLNSQGIKVLRGCAGDVKTVTEEWLAGTLRDSGISCHAHEHGCHES
- a CDS encoding DUF134 domain-containing protein, with amino-acid sequence MARSKCCRQVGSVPDTNYFKPRGIPATMLEEVVLTLDEFEAVRLADLEGLYQEDGARKMNISRQTFGRIIDSAHKKIADVLINGKALKIEGGEVAINDGNKEQGEII
- the nifU gene encoding Fe-S cluster assembly protein NifU; protein product: MWDYTDKVKELYTNPKNVGKLDNANAVAEVGSIVCGDALKLYLSIDENHIIRDAKFETFGCGSAIASSSALTEMIIGKTVEEAQKITNKDIADFLGGLPDEKMHCSVMGNEALEKALANWRGEKITDHVDTEGEIICHCFGVTENLIRHVIRENNLKTVEDVTNYTKAGGACGTCIPKIEDILHEMAGEVHEAETAKAAKKPLTNIKRMQLVEETIANVIRPMLQKDGGDIELIDIDNKNVHVGLRGHCVNCMVSDVTLKNLVEAKLREFVEEDIVVHEVK